In Bacteroides coprosuis DSM 18011, the following are encoded in one genomic region:
- a CDS encoding hypothetical protein (KEGG: cpi:Cpin_0931 hypothetical protein~SPTR: Putative uncharacterized protein;~IMG reference gene:2504106362~PFAM: Uncharacterized protein family UPF0057) — MILIAVLLPWLSFFLRGKIVSGIICLILQFTLIGWLPAAIWAVASRVQGKNKADIRRLEKKINQ, encoded by the coding sequence ATGATTTTAATTGCTGTACTCCTTCCATGGTTGTCTTTTTTCTTAAGAGGAAAAATAGTTTCGGGTATTATTTGCCTCATTCTACAGTTCACTTTAATAGGCTGGCTACCTGCTGCTATATGGGCGGTAGCATCAAGAGTACAAGGAAAAAACAAGGCAGATATAAGGCGACTAGAAAAGAAGATTAATCAATAA